Part of the candidate division KSB1 bacterium genome, GCTGACGTGCGCCTCGGTGTAGAAGGGGATCTGGTTGTCGATCTTGCCCAGGTGGCGGATCAGACCCAGGTTTTCCCACTCTGCGAGTTCTTCTTCCGAAATCGATAGCAGAGAAATAAACTCCTGACGTTGGTAGATGTTAGTCTTCATACCTGTCCGTTTACGTACGGTCATGGCATAGATATCAGTGAACGTGCACTAATGTAGGCCTTTTTCCCGAGACCGTCAAGTGTTTTTTGCAGGAGCGGTGGTTTTTTTTCGGATAGCGTCTCCGAGGGGGCTCCCCGGCAAGGTGTAAGGGCTTGTGCAGGGTACCATTGAATGGCCGGTACCAACTTGAGGGAACAAGTGGTGCGATGAACTCTGCTGACCTCTGGCCCTCACCGATCCCGCTCCGTGCAATCGGCACCGCTCATGGATCGTCGCCTGCGGGGGGCGCGCCATTACCTATTCAGCTGACAACCTCCTCCACAGGCTCTTATACCGAAACGGCCCTGAGAGTCGCTGGAACCCGTCAACCCGAGGCAAAGGTCGCGGCTGCATCGTTTCTGCCGGGGAGGAACACTCTGAGCCTCCATTGGCGGGAACGAGCAAGCTCCATGGTCAGGATGCACTTAGTCCCGCACAAGACGCACTTCGCGCAGGTCACGCACCTCCACAGTGTCAAGAAAGGCGCGAAAGGCAGGATACTGGGTGGGCGACACATCTTCGCCGGACAGGCTGTAACGAACGCTGGCGAACAGACCACACGAAGTGGGGAACCATTGCCACTTCGCCGACCCGTGGGCGCATGAGGTAGAGTCTGAGACCGGCTGAGAAAGCATTTTCCGGCCGGCAGGGGCGTCCAATTTCAAGAGGAATTCCTGGACCATCCCGAAGCGGAAGCGGATGGGGTGCATACGGGTGGGCGACCGAAACAACTCTGGCAAGTCAAGGCGGCACAACTGTGCAGGGCGCACCACCAGCAACTCGCCACTACGCACTGCAAAGGCGCTGGAGCAAAAAGAGTATGAGAAGCGCAGAGAATCCGCGTCCGGCTCTAAGCCGGCCACCCGCCAGGACTTGAGAGTGACCGCTGGGCACCGACGAGCGAGGTAGCTCTCCAACCAACGTGTCCGTTCCGTGTTGTTCAGAGCTGCCAGCTCTTTGCGCAGCTCGTACGCCGGCGCCCCTCGCAGCAGAGTCTCCCCCTCCACCTGGGCGCTGCCCGTCTCGTCGATGCGGGCCTGCCAATGTTCGACCGTCTGGTTTTCCCTTGCAGGCCGCCGGGGCGTGCGGCGGACCGAGCCGGTCCCGTCGCCTTTCACATGCAGCACAAAGACGCCTTGGTCGTACCATGGCAGACTGCCAAACGGCGTCCCCTTGTCGGTTGGATCGACCCACAAGCCGCTGTCCCCCATTGCCGGGACGAAGACCATCGCATGATTGAAATGGAAGGGCGAGGGCAAGGAAGTGTCGGGCACACCGTTCTGCCACGTACTCACCAGCACCTGGTCAGCCCTGAGGCCCACGGAGGCGGCCATGGTGCACAGCAGCGTGGCCATGTCCTTGCAATCCCCATATCGGTTGGCCAACACTTCTTGCGCGCCGTGAGGCTGGAACCCACCGATGCCGATTTCTACCGCTACGTAGCGCACATTGTCCCTCACCCATGTGGCCAGCGCCTTCAGCTTCTCCATATCGGTCTGACAGCCCGCCAGCAGCGTACTGGCCAGCTCTTTGATGCTCTTGGTCCCCTTCATCTGCGGTCCAGCCAGGTCATGGTACCAGGCTGCCACGTCATTCCAGCTCTTCATTCCGGCGGGTGCCAACTCCACCCTGGCAGAGCACTCGCGCGGCGGCGGCATGGAAAGCTCGCGGCTCAGAGGCGGAACATCCTTTGCCTCCCACACGTAAGTCGCCTTGAAGCCAGCAGGAGCCCGTGTGACATGGGGCTCC contains:
- a CDS encoding DUF3857 domain-containing protein; protein product: MTEVRADNKRARCGRVRRVLGAAVCSAALLVLACARGGDWARTIGWRDPELLRLQKHEEPSDAEAVVLTDEGKVEVSGEWQMGFTLFERHRIVKILNRRGERFANVAVPYGADSRVELLQARSISPRGEISVVEPKKVYDVNLYPSFVFYADQRAKLFAVPGIEPGSVVEYRYRVRTPTRSFWHSWVFQEDVPVLRSRFTVLAPGEWELIYRVHGLELEPHVTRAPAGFKATYVWEAKDVPPLSRELSMPPPRECSARVELAPAGMKSWNDVAAWYHDLAGPQMKGTKSIKELASTLLAGCQTDMEKLKALATWVRDNVRYVAVEIGIGGFQPHGAQEVLANRYGDCKDMATLLCTMAASVGLRADQVLVSTWQNGVPDTSLPSPFHFNHAMVFVPAMGDSGLWVDPTDKGTPFGSLPWYDQGVFVLHVKGDGTGSVRRTPRRPARENQTVEHWQARIDETGSAQVEGETLLRGAPAYELRKELAALNNTERTRWLESYLARRCPAVTLKSWRVAGLEPDADSLRFSYSFCSSAFAVRSGELLVVRPAQLCRLDLPELFRSPTRMHPIRFRFGMVQEFLLKLDAPAGRKMLSQPVSDSTSCAHGSAKWQWFPTSCGLFASVRYSLSGEDVSPTQYPAFRAFLDTVEVRDLREVRLVRD